In Comamonas koreensis, the genomic stretch GCATCAACAGGTGCGCGTTCAGGTGTCGGCATGGGGCATCACTCCGTGGGTGGGGTCAGCAGGCGGCGCACCGCCTCCAGCGAGCCGCGCGGCGTGCGGCCCTGGGCATCGGGCTTCAAGGCGCCGCGCAGGTCATTCAGGTCGTAGACCAGGTAGTGCACACCAATGCTCTCATTGAGCGGTTTGCAAAAGCTGCTGATCGACAAGGCATCCACCGTCTCACCGTGGAAACCGTTGATCGACGATACCTCATAGCGCACGCCATGGTCAATCAGCGCAATCTCAGCCGATTTGGAGTCATCGCAGAACAACTGAATGTATATATCAGACAGGCGCGTGGCCGTACCATTCCAGACGGCACCTACCAGATAGGGCCGGAAAGCCTCCATGCGCTCCATCCACAGCACGGCCATCTCGCGCAATGCCCGCAACTCGGCGGGCTGGGTGTCGGCGCAGAACAGCTCCAGGTACTCGCGCACCGCCGCTTCCAGTACCTCGTTATCGGGCAGAGCGGTGCGGCCCGGCAGCCCCAGCTGCTTGACGGCGCGCTTCTTGGCCGGCCCCCACTCCAGGCCTTCCTCCACCACCATGCGTGCGGCGGTGTTGGCGATTTCCCAGCTTGCATCAGTCTTCATGCATTCCATTGTGTCGGATTTGCATGGCCCCTGCGGCACTTGCTTGCAATTACAGCCGCCCAGAGCGCGGCTTATATCCGGACGCGCCGTAGAATCGACGTCCATGCACATTCATATTCTGGGTATCTGTGGCACCTTTATGGGTGGCGTGGCCGCACTGGCACGCGAGGCTGGGCACAAGGTGACGGGCTGCGACAGCGGCGTCTACCCGCCGATGAGCGACCAGCTCCGCGCGCTGGGCATCGAGCTGATCGAAGGCTTTGGCGCCGACCAGCTCGCGCTGCAGCCCGATATGTACGTGGTCGGCAACGTCGTCAGCCGGGCGCGCCTGGACGATGGCTCGCCCAAGTTTCCGCTGATGGAGGCCATCCTCGACACCGGCGCTCCCTACACCAGCGGCCCCCAATGGCTGGCCGAGCATGTGCTGCAGGGCCGCCATGTGCTGGCCGTGGCCGGCACCCATGGCAAAACCACGACGACCTCGATGCTCACCTGGATTCTGGAGGCCGCCGGCCTGCAGCCGGGCTTTCTGGTCGGTGGCGTGCCACTCGATTTTGGCGTCTCTGCCCGCCTGGGTGCGCCCACCCGGCCCGGCGGTGGCGACCAGCGCCCCGTGTTTGTGATCGAGGCCGACGAATACGACACCGCCTTTTTCGACAAGCGCAGCAAGTTTGTGCACTACCGCCCCCGCACCGCCGTGCTGAACAACCTGGAGTTCGACCATGCCGACATCTTTGATGACCTGGCAGCGATTGAGCGCCAGTTCCACCACCTGGTGCGCACCGTGCCCGCCAGCGGCCGCGTGGTGGCCAATGGTGTTGAAGAGAGCCTGACCCGTGTGCTGCACCAAGGCTGCTGGAGCGAAGTGGTGCGCTTTGGCGCTGCCATCGACGACATGCGCGCCGAAGGCGACCCGTCGAACTTTGAAGTGTTCTATAAAGATGCGCCCGCCGGCAAGGTGCAATGGGGCCTGAGCGGCGTGCACAACCAGATGAATGCGCTCGCTGCCATCGCTGCGGCCCAGCATGTGGGTGTGGCGCCCGCAGAAGCGGCCCAAGCCTTGTCGCGCTTTCAGAACGTCAAACGCCGCATGGAATTGCGCGGCACCGCTGCCGGCATCCAGGTCTACGACGATTTTGCCCACCACCCCACTGCCATCCGCACTACCCTGGATGGCCTGCGCCAGCAGGTGGGCGCGCAAACCCGCATCCTTGCAGTGTTTGAGCCGCGCAGCAACACGATGAAGCTGGGCACGATGAAGTCACAGCTGCCCTGGTCGCTGGAATCGGCCGACCTGGCCTTTTGCCACACGGCCGGCCTGGACTGGGACGCCGCCCAGGCGCTGGCCCCCATGGGTGCCCGCGCCCAGACCGCAGGCAATATCGACAGCCTGATCGCCCAGGTGCTGCAGGCGGCCATGGCCGGAGACGTGATTGTCTGCATGAGCAATGGCGGCTTTGGTGGTATCCACGACAAATTGCTGCAGGCGCTTGCGGTCCGGGGTTGATAGGCCCGCCAACATCAAGAAAAAGGCGAGCCCCCAGCTCGCCTTTTTGCTGACAGAGACCTCAACATTAGGCCAGCGGCACCAGCATCATGGAGCCGTTTCCTGCGCACGCCTGCGTTTGGCCAGCTGACGGTAACCCATGGGTCCCAGCACCACGGCAGCTGCCAGCACCCATAGGATGGTGCAGACCGTGCTGGCCCAGAGGATGGTGACATCGCCATTGGTGATGGACAGCGCACGCCGCAGGTTTTGCTCCATCATCGTGCCCAGCACAACGCCCAGCACCATCGGCGCCATGGGCATCTGGAGTTTGCGCAGCAGGTAGCCGATCACGCCGATGGCGACGACCGCCATCAGGTCAAAGGTGGTGGCACTGATGGCATAGACACCGATAAAGCTGATGGCCAGGATACCCGGCACCAGCAGCCAGCCCGGGATGGACAGCATCGAGGCAAACACCCGCACCATCGGGATGTTCATCACCAGCAGCATCATATTGGCAATCAGCAGCGAGGCGATCAAGCCCCAGACCAGCGCGGGTTGCTGCTCAAACAGCACCGGGCCGGGAGTGATGTTGTAGAGCGTGAGCGCGCCCATCATCACGGCCGTCGTCCCCGAGCCAGGGATGCCCAAGGTCAGCATGGGGATGAACGAGCCGGTAGCGGCACTGTTGTTCGCCGCCTCAGGCGCGGCCAAGCCACGCATGTCTCCCTGGCCAAATTTGGCATCCGGGTCTTTGTCTTCTATATAGCGCTTCTCGTTGGCATAGGCCACGGCCGACGCCACGCTGGCGCCCGCCCCTGGCAATACGCCCATCACAAACCCGAGCAGGCTGCCACGGATGGTGCTGCCGGAGGTTAAGCGCAGCTCGCGCAGATTGAAGAGCTTGCGTTGGCTGGGCGGCACTTCCACGCTTTGGCCCGAGAGCTTGTTCTCCAGCATTTGCAGCATTTCCGCGACGGCAAACAAGCCAATGACAACGACGACAAAATCCAGACCATCGGCCAAGTGTGGGATATCGAAGGTATAGCGGTAAACGCCGGAGTTGGCATCCACCCCGATTGTCGCAATCGACAGCCCGATGGCCGCCGCCAGAACCCCTTTAATGGGTTGCTCCCCCAACAAGCTGGTGAGCGCACAGAAGGCAAACACCATCAGCACAAAGTATTCCGCCGGGCCAAACGCCAAGGCCCACTGCGCCAGAAAGGGCGCAAACGCGGCGATACCGACAATGGCGATGAGGGAGCCGACAAAGGAGGACCAGGCCGACAGGGACAGCGCCACGCTCCCCAGCCCCTGGCGCGCCAGCGGGTAGCCATCCAGCGTGGTCATCACCGCAGCCGCCTCGCCGGGCACATTGATCAGGATCGAGGTGATCCGGCCCCCGTATTCGGCACCCACATAGACAGCGGCCAGCAAGATCAAGGCGGTATCGGGCGGCAAGCCCATCGCAAAGGCGATCGGCACCAGCATGGCGACCCCGTTCGTCGGGCCCAGGCCCGGCAGCACACCGACGATGGTGCCAAAGAACGAGCCAATCAGCGCCACGAGCAAGTTGGTGCCCGAGAAGGCAACACCAAAACCCAGGGAGAGGTTATCCAGCATCGCGCTCATAGCAGCCCCTCCAGCCAGCCCAATGGCAGCACCACGTCCAGCAAGCGGTCAAAAAGAACATAAAACAGCACGCTCAGGCTGGTGCCGCCAATCCCGCACTGCAGCCAGCTGCCACCAAAGAGCCGGCCCACGCAGGCGGAAACCACGGCCGTGGCCAGCACAAAGCCGGCCCACTGGAACAGCCCGGCGTACACCAGCAACAGCGCCACCATCAGCGCAATGCGGCTGTTGGCCCCGGGCGGGTTGGGCGCAGCCGGGTTGCCGCCTTTCACGACAAGGCGCAGGCCACACAAGCCAATCACCGTGGCCAGCAACAAAGGAAAGGCGCGCGGACCCACCGGCTCGTAGGTA encodes the following:
- a CDS encoding tripartite tricarboxylate transporter permease; this translates as MSAMLDNLSLGFGVAFSGTNLLVALIGSFFGTIVGVLPGLGPTNGVAMLVPIAFAMGLPPDTALILLAAVYVGAEYGGRITSILINVPGEAAAVMTTLDGYPLARQGLGSVALSLSAWSSFVGSLIAIVGIAAFAPFLAQWALAFGPAEYFVLMVFAFCALTSLLGEQPIKGVLAAAIGLSIATIGVDANSGVYRYTFDIPHLADGLDFVVVVIGLFAVAEMLQMLENKLSGQSVEVPPSQRKLFNLRELRLTSGSTIRGSLLGFVMGVLPGAGASVASAVAYANEKRYIEDKDPDAKFGQGDMRGLAAPEAANNSAATGSFIPMLTLGIPGSGTTAVMMGALTLYNITPGPVLFEQQPALVWGLIASLLIANMMLLVMNIPMVRVFASMLSIPGWLLVPGILAISFIGVYAISATTFDLMAVVAIGVIGYLLRKLQMPMAPMVLGVVLGTMMEQNLRRALSITNGDVTILWASTVCTILWVLAAAVVLGPMGYRQLAKRRRAQETAP
- a CDS encoding tripartite tricarboxylate transporter TctB family protein — translated: MVLNDRTLGVAALLLSAFLAWFGHGLEAAFTYEPVGPRAFPLLLATVIGLCGLRLVVKGGNPAAPNPPGANSRIALMVALLLVYAGLFQWAGFVLATAVVSACVGRLFGGSWLQCGIGGTSLSVLFYVLFDRLLDVVLPLGWLEGLL
- the mpl gene encoding UDP-N-acetylmuramate:L-alanyl-gamma-D-glutamyl-meso-diaminopimelate ligase, with the protein product MHIHILGICGTFMGGVAALAREAGHKVTGCDSGVYPPMSDQLRALGIELIEGFGADQLALQPDMYVVGNVVSRARLDDGSPKFPLMEAILDTGAPYTSGPQWLAEHVLQGRHVLAVAGTHGKTTTTSMLTWILEAAGLQPGFLVGGVPLDFGVSARLGAPTRPGGGDQRPVFVIEADEYDTAFFDKRSKFVHYRPRTAVLNNLEFDHADIFDDLAAIERQFHHLVRTVPASGRVVANGVEESLTRVLHQGCWSEVVRFGAAIDDMRAEGDPSNFEVFYKDAPAGKVQWGLSGVHNQMNALAAIAAAQHVGVAPAEAAQALSRFQNVKRRMELRGTAAGIQVYDDFAHHPTAIRTTLDGLRQQVGAQTRILAVFEPRSNTMKLGTMKSQLPWSLESADLAFCHTAGLDWDAAQALAPMGARAQTAGNIDSLIAQVLQAAMAGDVIVCMSNGGFGGIHDKLLQALAVRG